The DNA window AACCCGGAGCCCAATACTCCCCGCGGACACCTCGTCACCGTCTTTCAGTCGTCGGTCGATCTGGAATCCATATCGGGCGCCGCCTTCGACGCTGGCACAGATCTGGGCTGTCCCGGTTCGTGCCGCCAGTTCGCGGGCTCCCGATACAAAGTCGGCGTGAACATGCGTCTCAAGAGCATAGAGAATCGTCATACCGTGCTGTTTCGCCAGCTCGATGTAGACGTCAACATCGCGGCGTGGATCGATCACGACGGCGACCCCGGCCTCTGTGTCTCCGACAAAATAAGAGTAATGGGAAAGCCCGCCCGCTTTGATGGTTTCCAGTACCACACCAGAAGGGGGCTGGGTGGCCTGCGAGCTTTCTTCGGCCCGAAGAAGAGTGCCCAGGCCAGGGAGAAAGACCGTTCCCAGGCCCACAGTCGCGGAATGCTGCAAGAGTTCTCGTCGATTCAGCGAGGTCATGGTGGCTTCCTTTTCAGTTCAATCAGTAAGAGGTTTTTAGTCGCGGGCGGCAGAACCGTTGCAGTTGCGAGTTCGGGTCTGACCGATACGGAGATTCTCACACCAACACGAAAAAGGTCAAGAGATCTTTTGAGTAATGATAAAGGGAAAGCGCGGATGGAATCAAATAGTCTATGGAGTTATTGATCATTAGGTGGCTCTGGGTAAGATGAAGAGATCGTGGACTCCAATATCAGGGCCCGGCCCAAAGGGAATTCAGCAGACATGCCAGTGGAAACGAAGAAGCAGGCTCAGATTTACGAGCAGTTGTCGGGGATCGGCGGAGCGCTTGCTAACCCCCATCGTCTGAAAATGCTGCAATTGCTCACCCATGGAGAGAGGACAATCGACGAACTCGGTCAATTGACCGAGCAGTCGTTAGCCGCCACGAGCGCTCATGTGAAATCCCTCAAGGCGAGTCACCTGGTCAGCACGGAGAAACGAGGGAGAAGCACCTTCTGCTACTTAAGTGACGCTCGCGTGCTCGAGTTGTGGCTGCGGCTCAGGGATCTGGGGGAAATCATTGTTCCCGAGATCAGGGAAATCATGAGAGAGGACTTTGATGCCGACACGGGACTTTCGCCGCTGACGCCGAATGATCTGAACACCAGGCTGAAAAGAGGGCGATTTATCCTTCTCGACCTCCGGCCCGGCGCCGAGTTTGAGAAAGGACATCTGCCCCGGGCCCGGAATATTCCATTCGACACTCTCGAGACTGCCTGCGAGCACCTGCCTCGCAAGACGCCTCTGCTGGTCTATTGCCGGGGGCCTTTCTGTGCGGCGGCCATGGAAGGAAACCAGCGCCTTCGCGATCAGTCGTTTAATTCGCTCCGGCTTAGATTCAGCGTACCCGAGTGGAGAGCGGCCGGGCTTCCCGTGGAAGAGAATTAATCGAGAGATCCGCGTTTTTAGTTGCTGTATCTGTAGATCGGCGCGTTGTCCCGGTACGCTCGCCTTCGATTCCAGATTAACGTCGCGCGACCCACTCGCGTTGACCTCCCTTTGCGTTGCTTGCCCCGGCTCTTGTGGGGATTCGCCATGTCGCAGTTCGCTCCGTTTTACTCTCAACGAAGACAGCTCGAAGGGCAAGTCTGTCAGACCATTTCAGAACCCAGCAATTCAATGGGTTTCCGGTCTCTCATTTGCAATGCTCGCTGTCGAGTGATGACTCAGCTTACCCACACCGGTTTTTGATGGTTCACACCCGACGCCAGCGTCATCAGCGATCGACATGGTTGGAATTCGATCAGGAGAATTTCCTGGCGAAGGTATGGGAACAGGTCATTGACAGAAACATCATAGCGAGCCGTGGATCGAGAACCTCCTCACCAATGCGACATCTTCCTGGAGAGCTCCGATGCGGAGAACGTTTTTCCCGGTCTCTGTAATTGCATTCACGTTATCCGTCTCCCCGGTCTGGGGGTGTCCGTATTGTGAGTCCGACATCGGCAGAGAGGTCGCGGCAGGGATCTTTAATGAGGATTTTGCTCTCAACGCTTCGCTCACTCTTTTGCCCATTCCCGTTCTGCTACTTGTTGTCGCTGTGATGCATTTCGGCTTTCCACTCCCCAGGCAATCCGCGAATGGAGAAACAGAGATTCAGCCTGATCCCTTACGAGTCTCTGACAATGCCTCCAGGAGCAGAACATGACCGAAAGCCACAATCGTCGCCCACTCATCTCGGCCGGGACACTCCTGGGGGTTGGTATGGGAGGTTTCGTCGACGGAATCCTCTTTCATCAGCTTCTCCAACTCCACAACATGCT is part of the Rubinisphaera margarita genome and encodes:
- a CDS encoding ArsR/SmtB family transcription factor encodes the protein MPVETKKQAQIYEQLSGIGGALANPHRLKMLQLLTHGERTIDELGQLTEQSLAATSAHVKSLKASHLVSTEKRGRSTFCYLSDARVLELWLRLRDLGEIIVPEIREIMREDFDADTGLSPLTPNDLNTRLKRGRFILLDLRPGAEFEKGHLPRARNIPFDTLETACEHLPRKTPLLVYCRGPFCAAAMEGNQRLRDQSFNSLRLRFSVPEWRAAGLPVEEN